The genomic segment GCGGTGAGCCCAGTGGAAGAGCGGCAGGGTAATTATGGTAAAAAGGATTAGTTTTATGAGCTGGTTAGATACTGCAGTACTAATCTTTTCGAAATTAAGAGGATCATCGCCTGCCCATCCAAATGGTACCAAGATGCCCGTTATGATGATCAGGATGGGAAGAATCATAGCTGCTACCATGCCGCCAGCGG from the Candidatus Neomarinimicrobiota bacterium genome contains:
- a CDS encoding fumarate reductase subunit D translates to MPKSNEPIWWSLFSAGGMVAAMILPILIIITGILVPFGWAGDDPLNFEKISTAVSNQLIKLILFTIITLPLFHWAHRFRFTLVDVGLKSVSTVISILCYGGAIAGTIISAVVFWTI